In the uncultured Methanobacterium sp. genome, one interval contains:
- a CDS encoding MmgE/PrpD family protein, protein MITRDLAEFIAKTSYPDLPEAVVNQAKLCFLDFLGVSLRGSRSESARIVRNILSTGGNPHNIGEDSHIPGGSSTIICENTTTPLDAALANGVSAHCLDLDDGHRLAQLHPGACVIPAALALAESYHKTGKEFITALVVGYQVAIKTGMILNPGHRQKGFHSTGTCGTLGAAAAAAKIMEMDEEGILNALGLAGTQAAGLLESDHAGSMAKHLHAGKAAQSGVLSALLAKDGFTGAHNILEGKEGLFKAMGKQKEGKNSLEKYRTENCLHDEFEILRVYFKKYPVCRHLHSSLDAAISIMKNKNLQITDIQDITVETYEIASDHNNYHPKTAEGIRQSLPVSLALTIIKRNLDIGDIPRTSFSNENSGTGETNRTNEIAEITSKIRIKCDEDLNKLYPQKRPSKVTITTRKHAYTERIDLAKGEPENPFTRDEILNKFINLNPHVNVNVLKVLDDLEDANIKELMNSLNPALKIPLLLH, encoded by the coding sequence ATGATTACCCGAGATCTCGCAGAATTCATTGCTAAAACTAGCTACCCTGATCTTCCAGAAGCAGTGGTAAACCAGGCAAAGCTCTGCTTCCTTGATTTTTTAGGGGTTTCACTCAGAGGGTCGCGTAGTGAAAGTGCGAGGATTGTAAGGAATATCCTCAGTACTGGAGGAAATCCCCACAATATCGGTGAAGATTCTCATATCCCCGGCGGAAGTTCCACTATTATCTGTGAAAATACTACCACTCCCCTGGATGCAGCGTTAGCCAATGGAGTTTCTGCTCATTGCCTTGATCTGGATGATGGTCATCGCCTGGCCCAGCTTCATCCAGGAGCATGCGTAATTCCGGCAGCATTAGCCCTAGCAGAATCATACCATAAAACCGGGAAAGAATTCATTACTGCCCTGGTGGTGGGATACCAGGTTGCAATAAAAACGGGAATGATTCTTAATCCAGGCCACCGCCAGAAAGGTTTCCACAGTACCGGTACCTGTGGCACTCTGGGTGCAGCAGCCGCAGCCGCAAAAATAATGGAAATGGATGAGGAGGGTATTTTGAATGCACTGGGATTGGCCGGGACCCAGGCTGCAGGGTTACTGGAATCAGATCATGCTGGGAGCATGGCAAAACACCTCCATGCAGGAAAAGCTGCCCAATCCGGAGTTTTGTCGGCATTACTGGCAAAGGATGGTTTTACAGGAGCCCACAATATTCTTGAAGGGAAAGAAGGACTTTTCAAGGCTATGGGCAAGCAGAAAGAGGGAAAAAATTCTCTTGAAAAATATAGGACTGAAAACTGCTTGCATGATGAATTTGAAATTCTCAGGGTTTATTTCAAAAAATACCCTGTTTGCAGACATTTACACTCCTCACTGGATGCTGCCATTAGTATAATGAAAAATAAAAATCTTCAAATCACTGATATTCAAGATATAACAGTTGAAACCTATGAAATCGCATCGGACCATAATAATTACCATCCAAAAACTGCGGAAGGAATCCGGCAGAGTTTGCCAGTGAGTCTGGCCCTGACCATTATAAAGAGAAATTTGGATATTGGAGATATTCCACGCACATCTTTCTCAAATGAAAATAGTGGGACTGGTGAAACGAATAGAACTAATGAAATTGCTGAAATTACCAGTAAAATCAGGATTAAATGTGATGAAGATTTGAATAAACTTTATCCTCAAAAAAGACCATCAAAAGTAACCATAACCACCAGGAAACATGCTTACACTGAAAGAATTGATCTGGCTAAAGGAGAACCTGAAAATCCATTCACCAGGGATGAAATATTAAATAAATTCATTAACCTTAATCCCCATGTAAATGTTAATGTTTTAAAGGTTCTGGATGACCTGGAAGATGCAAATATAAAAGAATTGATGAATTCCCTTAATCCTGCGTTAAAAATACCCTTACTCCTGCATTAA
- a CDS encoding tRNA(Ile)(2)-agmatinylcytidine synthase, with the protein MNDVDMNSDLYNIYVGMDDTDSASGMCTTYICSVIMDRLKACGFRVDGPPRLIRLNPFAPHKTRGNGAVSFKLVLKSKEDVKTAKNLILKMVKELAVMEDPKTNPGVVFYDGEVTPELQDYALRTIRTIVTQEEAEKLAGKVGAEIFKFKKGRGIIGSLAAIGCPLTDATYELLAYRDPANYGKKRRVDPESVLEMNQETYPDTFDNVDDGYMAITPHTPCPVLYGIRGETKEAVQKAHEMVKVSEPIESFRVFLTNQHTDLHLQKIDAIARMKQFQCYIVRGTVKNQPVVIEGGHVIFTLEDESGGVECAAYEPTKEFRDVVRNLAPGDQVEVYGGIGNKGTLNVEKIKIRDLAPLYEYLNPLCECGKRMKSAGKGKGYKCPQCGNKIRETSKKDENGDFKEDKHEEGKLKERREVKRNIKPGFYEVPPSARRHLSKPLVRG; encoded by the coding sequence ATGAATGATGTTGATATGAATTCTGACTTGTATAATATTTATGTTGGTATGGATGACACTGACTCTGCCAGTGGCATGTGCACCACATATATATGTTCTGTGATAATGGACCGACTTAAAGCTTGTGGTTTTAGAGTGGATGGTCCACCACGCCTGATACGCCTAAATCCATTCGCACCCCATAAAACAAGGGGAAATGGAGCAGTATCATTTAAACTGGTTTTGAAATCAAAAGAAGATGTTAAAACTGCCAAGAATCTTATTTTGAAGATGGTGAAAGAACTGGCTGTAATGGAAGACCCTAAAACCAATCCAGGTGTGGTATTTTATGATGGTGAGGTAACTCCTGAACTTCAGGATTATGCCCTCAGAACCATCAGAACCATTGTAACTCAGGAAGAAGCTGAAAAGTTAGCAGGAAAGGTGGGGGCAGAGATATTCAAGTTCAAAAAGGGAAGAGGCATTATTGGGTCCCTGGCAGCCATTGGCTGTCCCCTGACTGATGCAACCTATGAATTGCTTGCCTACCGTGACCCCGCCAATTACGGTAAAAAAAGAAGGGTTGACCCGGAATCTGTCCTGGAAATGAACCAGGAAACATACCCTGATACCTTTGACAATGTTGATGATGGTTACATGGCCATAACTCCACACACACCCTGCCCAGTGCTTTACGGGATTCGAGGAGAGACAAAAGAAGCAGTTCAAAAAGCCCATGAAATGGTGAAGGTATCCGAACCCATTGAATCCTTCAGGGTGTTTTTAACCAACCAGCACACTGATCTGCACCTGCAAAAGATAGATGCCATTGCCAGGATGAAACAGTTCCAGTGCTACATTGTTCGAGGAACTGTTAAAAACCAGCCAGTGGTTATTGAAGGAGGGCACGTTATTTTCACCCTAGAGGATGAATCTGGAGGGGTAGAATGTGCAGCCTATGAACCTACCAAAGAGTTCCGTGATGTGGTACGTAATCTGGCCCCTGGAGATCAGGTGGAAGTCTACGGTGGAATCGGGAATAAAGGAACCCTCAACGTAGAAAAAATTAAAATCAGGGACCTAGCACCATTATATGAATATTTAAATCCACTTTGCGAATGTGGAAAGCGTATGAAGTCTGCAGGGAAAGGTAAGGGTTATAAGTGTCCTCAGTGCGGTAATAAGATACGTGAAACCTCTAAAAAGGATGAAAATGGAGATTTTAAAGAAGACAAACACGAAGAGGGGAAATTAAAGGAAAGAAGGGAAGTTAAAAGAAACATCAAACCCGGATTTTATGAGGTTCCACCTTCCGCACGTCGCCATTTGAGTAAACCATTAGTTAGAGGTTGA
- a CDS encoding transcriptional regulator, with product MSNMPLHRDHIIIEINELLSNHGFDTSNIYDRSCFDLVARRELLLLLMKVLVNVDGFSAAHAQEIKRVARTFFASPLLVGLKSKNEALEEDVVYERHGIPVIAPSTLRNIVVEEIYPEIFADRGGYYVQIDGQVIKQMREQQNLSLKDLADKAHVSRETIYKYETGRVRAQPDTAFLLESILDMRITLSVNLFSVPSDEDAAETKKGEPRELVDLGFGVINTNRTPFDALAQAEATSKKAEPLLTDLEKNRNQKVLNKMATNLKDLSDVIGTDAVFILENKKDTECIDGVPVVHSWEIGEMKNPAEFLKMLAERRECN from the coding sequence ATGTCGAACATGCCCTTACATAGAGATCATATAATTATTGAGATCAACGAGCTTTTATCCAACCATGGATTTGACACTTCTAATATATATGATAGAAGTTGTTTTGATCTGGTGGCTCGAAGAGAACTACTTTTGCTTTTAATGAAAGTACTGGTAAACGTGGACGGGTTCAGCGCAGCCCATGCCCAGGAAATTAAACGAGTAGCCCGCACTTTCTTTGCTTCACCCCTCTTAGTTGGCCTCAAATCCAAGAATGAAGCATTAGAAGAAGATGTGGTATACGAACGCCATGGAATACCGGTGATAGCACCTTCAACCCTGCGAAATATAGTGGTGGAAGAAATTTATCCGGAAATATTCGCTGATCGAGGTGGATATTACGTTCAGATAGATGGCCAGGTTATTAAACAGATGAGGGAGCAACAAAACCTGTCACTGAAAGATCTGGCTGATAAGGCCCATGTATCCAGGGAAACCATCTATAAATATGAGACTGGTAGGGTACGCGCACAACCGGATACTGCATTTTTACTGGAAAGTATCCTTGACATGAGAATCACTCTTTCAGTTAACTTATTTTCAGTTCCGAGTGATGAAGATGCTGCAGAAACTAAAAAAGGCGAACCCCGTGAACTGGTTGATCTGGGTTTTGGAGTTATTAACACCAACCGAACACCCTTTGATGCCCTTGCCCAGGCTGAAGCCACCTCCAAAAAGGCGGAACCATTACTGACTGATCTTGAAAAAAATAGGAATCAGAAAGTGTTAAACAAGATGGCCACCAACCTAAAGGATCTTTCTGATGTAATTGGCACTGATGCAGTCTTCATACTGGAGAATAAGAAGGATACAGAATGTATCGATGGAGTGCCGGTGGTTCACAGCTGGGAAATTGGGGAGATGAAAAACCCTGCCGAGTTTCTGAAGATGCTGGCCGAAAGACGGGAATGTAACTGA
- a CDS encoding FtsX-like permease family protein produces MNLYQLAFNNIRRRKLRSALTMLGIVIGVATILTLLGTTAGLASAVNDQTNKYMYDVIIAPSSSSGSYLMDSQTVLRVENQSNLYGFQELSVFSEEINGSTVTVGGVNDWSQVKIKNGTQGVVINHAVADKLHVGIGDKLKIKNKELTITGISNEEQVDEDVLGIYINQTIAKQMADNKLSAIYARTNGDPKTVAESTEKQVSGVSVKTKSEKVAEVQEWASKAQLFMGVIAGIALVVGIISVVNTMMMSVMERTKELGVLKAVGFTNWELKGSILFESGLLGFLGSVAGVILGIVGVILIAKMLNFTEYIPAMIPLWLIGSVIVGSTILSILAGLYPARRASKLNVVEALRDE; encoded by the coding sequence ATGAATCTTTACCAATTGGCGTTTAACAACATCCGCAGAAGGAAACTTAGAAGTGCATTAACCATGCTCGGGATAGTAATTGGAGTTGCCACTATCCTGACATTATTAGGAACAACTGCAGGATTAGCTTCGGCAGTTAACGATCAAACAAATAAATATATGTACGATGTCATAATTGCACCCTCATCAAGTAGTGGATCTTATTTAATGGATTCGCAAACGGTTTTGAGGGTAGAAAACCAGTCCAATCTTTATGGATTCCAGGAATTATCTGTTTTTTCAGAGGAAATAAATGGAAGCACAGTAACTGTGGGTGGGGTAAATGATTGGAGCCAGGTTAAAATAAAAAATGGAACACAGGGTGTGGTAATTAATCATGCAGTTGCAGATAAGCTTCACGTGGGTATTGGCGATAAACTAAAAATTAAGAATAAGGAGTTAACCATCACCGGAATATCCAACGAAGAACAGGTGGATGAGGATGTACTTGGTATTTACATAAACCAGACTATTGCCAAGCAGATGGCAGATAACAAATTAAGTGCTATCTATGCTCGGACTAATGGAGATCCAAAGACTGTTGCTGAGAGTACAGAAAAGCAGGTAAGTGGAGTTTCGGTTAAAACAAAATCTGAAAAGGTTGCTGAGGTTCAGGAATGGGCCAGTAAAGCACAGCTTTTCATGGGAGTTATTGCAGGCATAGCTCTGGTTGTGGGAATTATAAGCGTGGTAAATACCATGATGATGAGCGTCATGGAAAGAACAAAAGAATTAGGAGTTTTAAAAGCTGTTGGATTTACAAACTGGGAACTGAAAGGAAGTATACTATTTGAATCCGGTTTATTAGGGTTCCTGGGATCTGTTGCCGGAGTTATTCTGGGCATAGTGGGTGTAATTTTAATTGCAAAGATGCTGAATTTTACAGAATACATTCCAGCAATGATACCATTATGGTTAATTGGAAGTGTGATTGTGGGATCTACCATTTTAAGTATTTTAGCTGGACTTTATCCAGCAAGACGTGCTTCAAAATTGAATGTGGTGGAGGCGTTAAGGGATGAGTAA
- a CDS encoding ABC transporter ATP-binding protein, with protein sequence MSKLIEFNNVWKTYKMGEGELNAIAGLDLSLENGSFTAVMGPSGSGKSTFLHITGILDTPTRGKFWLNGKNTTKLSAKEQARLRRNEIGFIFQRFNLMSQLTVLENVMLPMIKEDSQKAKNIIDLMGLTGKHDKRPGQLSGGEQQRVAIARALINDPSIILADEPTGELDTQNANSIMQILQDLNQNKGVSIVMVTHNPDAADFADEILHMRDGILDRPSK encoded by the coding sequence ATGAGTAAGTTAATAGAATTCAATAATGTCTGGAAGACATATAAAATGGGTGAAGGGGAATTAAACGCCATTGCAGGACTGGATCTTAGTTTAGAGAATGGTTCTTTCACAGCGGTGATGGGTCCATCTGGATCTGGAAAGTCAACTTTCCTCCACATTACAGGGATACTTGACACACCAACCAGGGGCAAATTCTGGCTTAATGGTAAAAATACCACCAAATTATCGGCTAAAGAGCAGGCCAGACTTCGAAGGAATGAAATAGGCTTCATATTCCAGAGGTTTAATCTCATGTCCCAGCTCACAGTCCTGGAGAATGTCATGCTACCTATGATAAAAGAGGATTCCCAAAAGGCTAAAAATATTATAGACCTCATGGGATTAACTGGAAAACATGATAAACGCCCGGGACAACTTTCAGGAGGAGAACAGCAGCGTGTAGCAATTGCCAGGGCTCTTATAAATGATCCCTCAATTATCTTGGCTGATGAACCAACAGGAGAACTTGATACTCAGAATGCAAATTCAATAATGCAAATACTCCAAGATCTAAATCAAAACAAGGGTGTCAGCATTGTAATGGTCACCCACAATCCAGATGCAGCGGATTTTGCCGATGAAATTCTTCATATGCGTGATGGTATCCTCGACCGCCCGAGTAAATAA
- a CDS encoding winged helix-turn-helix domain-containing protein: MKKKFLWWLIVGTKGGKNRARIINELKERPYNIHQLAEVLELDYKTVQHHMGVLEESGVVTSSGEKYGRLYFLSDKMEENYDTFHEIWTQFQK; encoded by the coding sequence ATGAAAAAGAAATTTCTATGGTGGTTAATTGTAGGCACTAAAGGTGGTAAAAACCGAGCCAGGATAATTAATGAACTTAAAGAAAGGCCTTATAATATTCATCAGCTTGCAGAAGTGCTTGAACTTGATTATAAAACAGTTCAACATCATATGGGAGTTCTGGAAGAATCCGGTGTTGTAACATCCAGTGGGGAAAAATACGGGAGATTGTACTTTCTTTCCGATAAAATGGAAGAAAACTACGATACATTCCATGAGATATGGACCCAGTTTCAGAAATAA
- a CDS encoding heavy metal-binding domain-containing protein has translation MVSVDEYVIVSSNYIPGYEITETKGFVYGLTVRSRGVGGQIGAGIRSMFGGEIKEYVSMMEETRDEAMTRAIDHAKAMGANAIISARYDSNDISDVMQEILVFGTAVVAHKVE, from the coding sequence ATGGTCTCAGTGGATGAATATGTTATTGTGAGCTCGAACTACATACCAGGATATGAAATTACGGAAACTAAAGGTTTTGTCTACGGCCTTACTGTTCGAAGCAGAGGTGTTGGTGGACAGATCGGTGCAGGAATACGCTCCATGTTCGGAGGGGAAATCAAGGAATACGTGAGTATGATGGAAGAAACCAGGGATGAGGCCATGACGAGAGCCATTGATCATGCCAAAGCCATGGGAGCCAATGCCATAATCAGTGCCCGTTATGATTCCAACGATATTTCCGATGTTATGCAGGAGATCCTGGTTTTTGGAACTGCAGTTGTGGCCCACAAAGTTGAATAA
- the serA gene encoding phosphoglycerate dehydrogenase — translation MKVLIADQINQKGIEELEEVAEVVARTDITPEELVSDIKDFDAIVVRSRTKVTREVIEAAPLLKIIARAGVGVDNVDVEAATEKGVMVVNAPESTSITVAEHTMGLVLSMSRKIAIADKSVKEGKWEKSRFMGMELNGKILGIVGMGRIGSQVVVRSKAFGMDIMVYDPYITPEAAAELGVEVVDLETLLKNADVITIHVPLTPETKYLISEPQFKIMKENAIIVNCARGGIIKEADLYDALKAGEIGGAALDVYETEPPKDNPLLELDNVVLTPHIAASTSEAQRDAAIIVAKEIKKVFQGESPKNVINMPVMDPESFQLIKPFFGLAEKLGKLLIQTAKGNITELNIIYCGELAEVQKNDIITRMILQEVLNPILTEPINLVNAPGVAKNRGIIVTEGKRCDSKGFKDLISIKMKADDNEVSVEGVFDKEPKIVMINGYQVDVETEGTMVIVRYKDIPGIIGSIGTKLGEHGINIAKMQVGRQAPGGEAVMVLKVDQKVSKDVEDAIKSLDQVYDAVAVNL, via the coding sequence ATGAAGGTACTTATTGCTGATCAGATAAACCAGAAGGGAATCGAAGAATTGGAAGAGGTTGCAGAAGTAGTTGCTCGTACAGACATCACTCCAGAAGAACTGGTAAGTGACATCAAAGATTTTGATGCCATTGTTGTAAGAAGCAGGACCAAGGTGACCCGTGAAGTTATTGAAGCTGCCCCTCTTCTGAAAATAATTGCCAGGGCAGGAGTGGGTGTGGACAATGTCGATGTGGAAGCAGCCACCGAAAAGGGAGTAATGGTGGTTAACGCACCAGAATCCACCTCCATAACCGTGGCCGAGCACACCATGGGCTTGGTGTTATCCATGTCCCGTAAGATAGCCATAGCTGATAAATCCGTTAAGGAAGGTAAATGGGAAAAGAGCAGATTTATGGGAATGGAGCTCAATGGCAAGATACTGGGTATAGTTGGAATGGGCCGTATAGGCAGTCAGGTTGTAGTCCGATCCAAGGCATTTGGTATGGATATTATGGTCTACGATCCTTACATCACTCCAGAAGCCGCCGCAGAACTGGGAGTAGAAGTGGTTGATCTGGAAACCCTCCTTAAAAACGCCGATGTAATCACCATACACGTACCACTCACCCCTGAAACCAAGTACCTCATCTCCGAGCCACAGTTTAAAATAATGAAAGAGAATGCCATAATTGTCAACTGTGCCCGTGGGGGTATAATCAAAGAGGCAGATCTATACGATGCACTTAAAGCTGGTGAAATAGGAGGTGCTGCCCTTGATGTGTATGAAACAGAACCACCCAAGGATAACCCTCTTCTTGAACTGGACAATGTGGTTTTAACTCCCCATATAGCCGCTTCAACTTCTGAAGCACAGCGGGATGCTGCCATAATTGTGGCCAAGGAGATCAAAAAGGTTTTCCAGGGAGAATCCCCTAAGAATGTTATTAACATGCCGGTGATGGACCCTGAATCATTTCAACTGATCAAACCATTCTTTGGCCTGGCAGAAAAACTGGGAAAATTACTGATTCAAACTGCCAAGGGCAACATAACGGAACTGAATATCATCTACTGCGGAGAACTGGCTGAAGTTCAAAAAAATGATATCATAACTCGGATGATCCTGCAGGAAGTCCTGAACCCCATACTCACTGAACCAATTAACCTGGTAAATGCTCCTGGTGTGGCCAAAAACAGGGGAATAATAGTCACTGAAGGCAAAAGATGTGATTCTAAGGGTTTCAAAGACCTCATAAGTATTAAAATGAAGGCAGATGATAATGAGGTTAGTGTTGAGGGTGTTTTTGACAAGGAACCCAAAATAGTCATGATCAACGGCTACCAAGTGGATGTTGAAACTGAAGGAACCATGGTAATAGTTCGTTATAAAGACATACCTGGCATCATAGGTTCAATCGGAACAAAACTGGGCGAACACGGTATAAACATAGCTAAAATGCAGGTGGGCAGGCAGGCGCCTGGTGGAGAAGCAGTAATGGTCCTTAAGGTGGATCAGAAGGTTTCAAAAGATGTGGAAGATGCCATTAAGAGTCTGGACCAGGTTTACGATGCAGTGGCTGTTAACCTATAA
- a CDS encoding Mov34/MPN/PAD-1 family protein → MTEKETWMDKIIEHFLGNKDKNFKEILIDREVVEEIIQIARQAHPFEFVAMLEGKIKDETLKIEGLVFSAGETSHQGAVINTFMIPISTGTVGSVHSHPGPSASPSTADLQMFAKNGYFHLIIAEPYIEESMIGYNSFGEITRYKII, encoded by the coding sequence ATGACTGAAAAAGAAACATGGATGGACAAGATTATAGAGCATTTCCTTGGGAATAAGGATAAAAATTTTAAGGAAATCCTTATTGACCGGGAAGTTGTAGAAGAAATAATCCAGATTGCCAGACAAGCTCATCCCTTTGAATTTGTAGCCATGTTAGAGGGAAAGATTAAAGATGAAACCCTAAAAATAGAGGGCCTGGTCTTTTCAGCTGGTGAAACATCCCATCAAGGTGCGGTTATAAATACGTTTATGATACCCATATCCACCGGCACCGTAGGCTCAGTGCACAGTCATCCGGGCCCCAGTGCATCCCCATCTACAGCAGATTTGCAGATGTTCGCCAAAAATGGGTATTTTCATTTAATAATCGCAGAACCCTACATTGAAGAAAGTATGATTGGATATAACTCATTTGGTGAGATAACCCGTTATAAAATAATTTAA
- a CDS encoding tRNA(His) guanylyltransferase Thg1 family protein → MKEYEIFSSLKVPCTFPIVVRLDGRNFSQLSRKLEFEKPYDLEFVRIISEAARLLFQEFSPKFAYVFSDEVNLLLGEIPFAGRVEKIDSVMASFMCGAFTRKIMEYDDFKEKITRTKPISFDSRVIPLSCDKVVEYFQWRQLESWRNCLNGYSYWTLREDHSKEEAMEILHKKNSSQLHDLLFEKGIKLTQMPAWQRRGIGIYKKGFEIEGLNPLTQEKVISQRKKIFVDWELPLFDEEFFRVNSQLK, encoded by the coding sequence ATGAAAGAATATGAAATATTTTCCAGTTTAAAGGTTCCCTGCACTTTCCCTATTGTGGTTAGACTTGATGGTAGGAATTTCTCACAGTTATCTCGTAAACTGGAGTTTGAAAAACCATACGACCTTGAATTTGTTCGGATAATTTCTGAAGCAGCTCGTCTGCTCTTCCAGGAGTTCAGCCCCAAATTCGCATATGTGTTTTCCGATGAAGTTAACCTGCTACTGGGAGAAATACCCTTCGCCGGCCGGGTGGAAAAGATAGACTCAGTTATGGCCAGTTTCATGTGTGGCGCATTTACCCGTAAGATCATGGAGTATGATGACTTCAAGGAAAAAATTACCAGAACCAAACCTATTTCATTCGATTCCAGGGTGATTCCATTATCCTGTGATAAAGTGGTGGAGTACTTCCAGTGGAGGCAATTGGAATCCTGGAGGAACTGTCTGAACGGATACTCGTACTGGACACTAAGAGAAGACCATTCCAAGGAAGAAGCAATGGAAATCCTCCATAAAAAGAATAGCAGTCAGCTACATGATCTGCTTTTCGAAAAAGGCATTAAACTGACCCAAATGCCAGCCTGGCAGAGGAGGGGGATTGGGATCTATAAAAAAGGGTTTGAAATTGAAGGTTTAAACCCATTGACCCAGGAAAAAGTCATATCACAAAGGAAGAAAATATTTGTTGATTGGGAGCTTCCACTCTTTGATGAGGAGTTTTTCAGGGTAAATTCACAGCTAAAATGA